One Felis catus isolate Fca126 chromosome D1, F.catus_Fca126_mat1.0, whole genome shotgun sequence DNA segment encodes these proteins:
- the LOC101090290 gene encoding putative olfactory receptor 52P1, with translation MADNATHRYISSFFLVGIPGLQDFHCWIGIPVCLLFALALLGNSVIIITIKLEPSLHQPMYFFLCMLAVNDMALASSMAPKMLGIFWMDAHWIDFDTCLTQLYFIHTFCIIESSLLVAMAFDRYVAICIPLRYTTILTTPMVIKMGLVGMTRAILMVLPCPLLIKRLPCYTKYVINHAYCEHMAVVKLASANTLINRVYGISVALSVMVWDLGLIAASYTKILQAVFRLSSQNARSKALGTCAAHVCTILVSYTPALFSFLTHRIGKKVPPSIHIIFASLYLLVPPAVNPLVYGVKTKQIRDRVAGLFFPSKKISGN, from the coding sequence ATGGCAGACAATGCTACACATCGCTACATCTCATCTTTTTTCCTGGTTGGTATTCCTGGTTTGCAAGATTTTCACTGCTGGATTGGCATCCCGGTCTGCCTCCTGTTTGCCCTGGCCCTGCTGGGGAACAGTgtaatcatcatcaccatcaaacTAGAACCAAGCCTCCACCAGCCtatgtatttcttcctttgtatGCTGGCAGTGAATGACATGGCTCTTGCCTCTTCCATGGCCCCCAAGATGCTTGGTATCTTCTGGATGGATGCACATTGGATTGACTTTGACACCTGCCTGACACAGTTGTATTTCATTCACACATTCTGCATAATTGAATCATCCCTCTTGGTTGCCATGGCCTTTGACCGCTATGTAGCTATTTGTATCCCATTGCGTTATACAACCATCCTGACAACACCAATGGTCATTAAAATGGGTCTAGTTGGTATGACCCGAGCTATCCTTATGGTTTTGCCCTGTCCTCTTCTTATTAAAAGGCTACCATGTTATACTAAATATGTCATCAATCATGCCTACTGTGAGCACATGGCTGTGGTGAAGTTGGCCAGTGCCAACACCCTCATTAACAGAGTGTACGGAATCTCTGTGGCCCTTTCAGTGATGGTGTGGGACCTAGGGCTCATAGCCGCATCCTATACCAAAATCCTCCAGGCAGTCTTCCGGCTGTCTTCCCAGAATGCCCGCTCGAAAGCGCTGGGCACCTGTGCTGCCCATGTGTGCACTATACTTGTCTCCTACACCCCTGCACTGTTTAGTTTCCTAACTCACCGCATTGGCAAGAAGGTACCTCCAAGCATTCATATAATTTTTGCGAGTTTGTATCTTTTGGTGCCTCCCGCAGTCAATCCCCTGGTGTATGGCGTCAAGACCAAGCAGATTCGTGACCGAGTGGCTGGTCTCTTCTTCCCAAGCAAGAAGATTTCTGGAaactaa
- the LOC105260969 gene encoding olfactory receptor 52A5-like — protein MFKLNGTVFMPSVLTLVGIPGLESVQFWIGIPFCAMYITALFGNSLLLVIIKSEHSLHEPMYLFLAMLGATDIALSTCILPKMLGIFWFHLPDIYFDACLFQMWLIHTFQCIESGILLAMALDRYVAICDPLRHAIIFTHQLVTQIGVAVTLRAALLVAPCLILIKCRLKHFRTTVVSHSYCEHMAVVKLAAEDTRINKIYGLFVAFTILGFDIIFITLSYIRIFITVFNLPQRESRLKAFNTCIAHICVFLEFYLLGFFSFFTHRFGFHIPPYIHILLSNLYLLVPPLLNPIVYGVKTKQIRDRVSKIFHFKDPS, from the coding sequence ATGTTCAAGCTCAATGGCACAGTCTTCATGCCCTCAGTGTTGACACTGGTCGGGATCCCTGGCTTGGAATCTGTGCAGTTCTGGATTGGAATTCCTTTCTGTGCCATGTACATCACTGCTCTGTTTGGGAATTCCCTGCTCCTGGTCATCATCAAATCGGAACACAGCCTCCATGAACCCATGTACCTCTTCCTGGCAATGCTTGGAGCAACAGACATTGCTCTCAGTACCTGCATCCTACCCAAAATGCTAGGAATATTCTGGTTCCATTTACCAGACATATATTTCGATGCCTGTCTCTTTCAGATGTGGCTCATCCACACCTTCCAGTGTATCGAATCAGGAATTCTGCTGGCCATGGCCCTggaccgctatgtggccatctgtgaTCCCCTGAGACATGCAATCATCTTTACCCACCAACTAGTCACTCAGATTGGGGTAGCAGTGACACTCAGAGCAGCCCTCCTTGTAGCTCCATGTCTCATCCTCATCAAATGTCGGCTGAAACACTTCCGGACCACTGTGGTCTCCCATTCATACTGTGAGCACATGGCCGTCGTGAAGTTGGCAGCAGAAGATACTCGAATCAACAAGATCTATGGTCTGTTTGTGGCTTTCACTATACTTGGATTTGACATAATCTTCATCACACTCTCCTACATCCGAATATTTATAACTGTCTTCAATCTGCCTCAGAGAGAATCTAGGCTCAAAGCCTTTAACACCTGCATTGCCCATATTTGTGTCTTCCTTGAGTTTTATCTCCTaggtttcttctccttctttacACACAGGTTTGGGTTCCACATTCCACCCTACATTCATATTCTTCTGTCCAATCTTTATCTGCTTGTCCCTCCTTTGCTCAATCCTATTGTGTATGGGGTGAAAACCAAACAGATTCGAGATCGAGTGTCTAAGATTTTCCACTTTAAAGATCCatcttaa